In a genomic window of Pelecanus crispus isolate bPelCri1 chromosome 1, bPelCri1.pri, whole genome shotgun sequence:
- the AGBL3 gene encoding cytosolic carboxypeptidase 3, whose protein sequence is MKSPPNSFVTEDNQQCAVLTDSVCAHLFPRAKQSLSSSDLEAVVPHPWEPQNLRDLSPASQFSLVYWPHQCEVIRDRIEHIDWVPTTPEPFYTPTGLEMMPPYQTPDKGTVIYLGEEANKNSCFMYSQVRGVCPLEQILHQKGDNTLIFEARFESGNLQKVVKVNEFEYQLTLRTDLYTSRHTQWYYFQVSNTQAGMPYRFTIVNFTKRNSLYKRGLRPLLYSETDAKKHKVGWRRTGNEIKYYKNNTGQGGRQYFSLTWTFQFPHDQDTCYFAHCYPYTYSNLQEYLVAINKDPVKSKFCKIRVLCHSLARNIVYVLTITNPPKSGKGTKRKAVILTARVHPGETNSSWIIKGFLDYILGDSGKAQLLRDNFVFKVVPMLNPDGVIVGNHRCSLTGQDLNRKYRSNMKKCYPSIWYTRNMIKRVMGERDVFLYCDIHGHNRKQNVFMYGCERKQQAKAPYVHPHVFPLLLSKSCPDKFSFPDCRFRVQKSKEGTGRVVMWKLGINNSYTLEASICGSKLGCRQSTHFDMKDLESIGQHFCDALLNYCVHNKEEHEKAVKQQARVNSNVLNSDVSDWDSSSQTTDSPDSCDLVAHQLKLGTKKKTKTSGESFHRMAKGRSNESKNTQGIETQHKVFQVLDPVKKVKLPITASAKQVGEDFSSESLTHDAKGKHEEPSVPQEAEKSVRRDTILSTRENFHSSSFNLISQKMKKYNGKKASKSEEKTFQYLKGHDHSTKSNSKKEERKMKERLPSKSTRPKKTRTASQDVNLGKSKSCQAQDTLRFSLPLLPAAKNRQHAAKYRGIFWSPSSSANEGTCI, encoded by the exons atgaAGAGCCCCCCAAACTCATTTGTGACAGAAGACAATCAGCAGTGTGCTGTTCTTACAG ATTCCGTTTGTGCTCATCTTTTTCCAAGGGCAAAACAGAGTCTGTCATCATCTGACTTGGAGGCAGTGGTACCCCATCCTTGGGAGCCTCAGAATCTGCGTGACTTGTCACCTGCCAGTCAGTTTTCCCTGGTGTACTGGCCACACCAATGTGAAGTCATCAGGGACAGAATTGAGCACATTG attgGGTACCCACTACCCCTGAGCCATTTTACACTCCAACAGGTTTGGAGATGATGCCGCCATACCAAACGCCTGACAAAGGCACTGTGATTTATCTAGGAGAAGAAG CTAACAAAAACTCCTGCTTCATGTATTCCCAAGTGAGAGGTGTCTGCCCGCTGGAGCAGATCCTCCATCAGAAAGGGGACAACACACTGATCTTCGAAGCACGGTTTGAGAGTGGAAATTTGCAGAAGGTGGTCAAAGT CAATGAATTTGAGTACCAGCTGACGCTGCGCACCGACCTCTACACAAGCAGACACACACAGTGGTACTACTTCCAAGTAAGCAATACACAGGCAGGGATGCCGTATCGCTTCACTATTGTCAACTTTACCAAGCGTAACAGCTTGTATAAACGTGGCTTACGGCCACTGTTGTATTCAGAAACCGATGCTAAGAAACACAAGGTTGGCTGGCGAAGGACTGGAAATGAAATCAAGTATTACAAAAACAATACGGGCCAAGGTGGACGTCAGTATTTCTCTCTCACTTGGACATTCCAGTTCCCTCATGACCAAGACACTTGCTACTTTGCCCACTGCTATCCTTACACCTACTCCAACCTGCAGGAGTACCTGGTGGCCATCAATAAAGATCCAGTGAAGTCCAAATTCTGCAAGATTCGCGTCTTGTGCCATTCACTGGCACGAAACATAGTCTATGTTTTAACTATCACCAACCCCCCCAAAAGTGGCAAGGGCACCAAGAGGAAGGCTGTGATACTAACTGCGAGGGTGCATCCAGGAGAAACTAACAGTTCCTGGATAATAAAGGGCTTTCTGGATTACATTCTTGGCGATTCAGGCAAAGCTCAACTGCTGCGGGACAATTTTGTCTTCAAAGTGGTACCGATGTTGAATCCAGATGGTGTGATTGTGGGAAATCACCGCTGTTCTTTAACAGGTCAGGACTTGAACCGCAAATACAGATCTAACATGAAGAAATGTTATCCTTCCATCTGGTATACCCGAAACATGATCAAAAG AGTGATGGGGGAACgtgatgtttttctgtattgtgACATCCATGGTcacaacaggaaacaaaatgtcTTCATGTATGGTTGTGAGAGAAAGCAGCAAGCAAAAGCACCATATGTGCATCCACATGTCTTCCCACTCTTGCTGAGCAAGAGCTGCCCAGATAAG TTCTCATTCCCAGACTGCCGTTTCAGAGTACAAAAGAGCAAAGAAGGCACAGGTCGAGTGGTAATGTGGAAGCTGGGCATCAACAACAGCTACACTTTGGAAGCCTCTATCTGTGGCTCTAAGTTGG GCTGCAGACAAAGCACCCATTTCGATATGAAAGACTTGGAGTCAATAGGACAGCATTTCTGTGATGCTCTCTTGAACTACTGTGTTCATAACAAGGAG GAACACGAGAAAGCCGTGAAACAGCAAGCCAGGGTGAACTCCAATGTCCTGAATTCTGATGTGTCAGACTGGGATTCCAG CAGCCAAACTACTGACAGCCCAGACTCCTGTGATCTTGTTGCCCACCAGCTGAAACTAGGTACTAAG aaaaaaaccaaaacatcaggAGAAAGTTTTCACAGGATGGCTAAGGGCAGaagtaatgaaagcaaaaat ACTCAAGGCATTGAAACTCAACATAAGGTATTTCAGGTGCTTGACCCAGtgaaaaaag TAAAATTGCCCATTACAGCCTCTGCCAAACAAGTAGGAGAGGATTTCAG CTCTGAAAGTCTCACCCATGATGCTAAAGGCAAACATGAAGAGCCATCTGTGCCACAGGAGGCAGAAAAAAGTGTGCGCCGTGATACGATCCTATCCACAAGAGAAAATTTCCATTCATCCAGCTTTAATCTGATCTCccagaagatgaagaaatacAATGGCAAAAAAGCCTCCAAGTCTGAAGAGAAGacatttcaatatttaaaag GTCATGATCATAGCACAAAGAGCAattcaaaaaaggaagaaaggaaaatgaaggagAGGCTCCCCTCAAAAAGCACAAGGCCCAagaaaaccaggacagcaagcCAAGATGTAAATCTTGGGAAGAGTAAATCCTGCCAGGCACAAGACACACTGCGGTTCTCTCTGCCATTACTGCCTGCAGCAAAGAACAGACAACATGCTGCAAAATACCGGGGTATATTTTGGAGCCCCAGTTCTTCAGCCAATGAAGGCACATGTATCTGA